From the genome of Leishmania infantum JPCM5 genome chromosome 34, one region includes:
- a CDS encoding putative adaptor gamma-1 chain, translated as MSSMDSMRLQATIRLIRQCKTSEEERSNVKIISAQLRKGFADAKPYIRVRYMLMLLYIRMLGYPTEFAHMEVLKLLSQTDFSGIRVGYLALQLLFSESDEVLTLVENRMIAHLSVAGSRRGISYEQLCLIGISLNAAANIASEDMCRDLLDSILHLFKNSPQQLRSKAALAALRVVRKAPDQAGYILEHCADLFDGNTESLMCVLTLVIECLQTDSGAKMIGAFRKHAMSAMRALKALVLSSRITEEDVGGITDPFLQVKLLHFMRIIGAGSDVTSEALNDVLAQVITNTDATRNVGCAVLYECVRTINAIESDEGLRTLAVNTISRFLSSVKDNNLRFVGLQTLLMYSSKDFDAVVQHQAIVLECLRDADLSIRRRALDLTVTLITVNNVRLLVPDLIAYMSLCSEEMKGDVARHICSVIETHYPSDIWRVDYSIRFLKVAKQFAPLDFACNLLAVLSSQTKDVQTRAVEALWEEASYPFDARHQSRKAFLMVALWCIGEYVELLLGAVKGLTGADVATCLSSLITNTSFTLIKQYGLTALMKVATKCPDAKPQAMATFASNMTSMDCELQQRACEYTTLLVDFPQEAVFSFSQMPPINPEADAVKPVEVVSLTQEQLHQETTNTLDDLFNFDGATKPSSPSTDTPTLIGGSSSQVNSLFSPDSAFPTVSQRAPSSTNAFDGIFGDSGDGCAPAVSGSTMMADASVKSESASPTGAGGVIGVPVCSCADFDVLLSGRMEGSIIFADLAVQSKLSDAVEQLSFSVAVLRMCTVEVAPLPSTIAPYGVAAQRLKVDNTQNTANPHMLALRVRISYTVRGEPREQMFQVSQAL; from the coding sequence ATGTCGTCGATGGACTCGATGCGCCTGCAGGCGACAATCCGCCTCATTCGGCAGTGCAAAACctccgaggaggagcggtCAAACGTGAAAATCATCAGTGCGCAACTGCGGAAGGGGTTCGCCGATGCGAAGCCGTACATTCGAGTGCGGTACATGCTGATGCTTCTCTACATTCGGATGCTTGGGTACCCGACGGAGTTTGCGCACATGGAGGTGTTGAAGCTCTTGTCGCAGACCGATTTCTCCGGCATTCGCGTCGGCTatctcgcgctgcagcttctgTTCAGCGAGAGCGACGAAGTTCTGACGCTTGTGGAGAATCGCATGATTGCACACCTAAGCGTTGCAGGGTCTCGCCGGGGCATCTCGTACGAGCAGCTCTGCCTCATCGGCATCTCGCTGAATGCGGCAGCCAACATCGCCAGCGAGGACATGTGCCGTGACCTCCTCGACTCCATCTTGCACCTCTTCAAAAACAGcccacagcagctgcgcagcaagGCTGCCCTGGCCGCGCTGCGTGTGGTACGCAAGGCCCCTGATCAGGCGGGGTACATTCTGGAGCACTGCGCAGACCTCTTTGACGGGAATACGGAGTCGCTCATGTGCGTCCTGACGCTCGTCATCGAATGCCTGCAGACAGACTCCGGAGCAAAGATGATCGGCGCGTTCCGCAAGCACGCCATGAGCGCCATGCGGGCGTTGAAAGCGCTCGTGCTCTCGTCTCGGAtcacggaggaggacgtTGGCGGCATCACGGACCCTTTTCTGCAGGTGAAGCTGCTCCACTTCATGCGCATCAtcggtgccggcagcgatGTTACTTCGGAAGCGCTCAACGACGTTCTCGCGCAGGTGATCACGAACACGGACGCGACGCGTAACGTGGGCTGCGCCGTCTTGTacgagtgcgtgcgcacgaTCAACGCCATCGAGAGCGATGAAGGTCTTCGCACCCTTGCCGTCAACACGATCAGccgcttcctctcctccgtcaAGGATAACAACCTGCGCTTTGTGGGGCTCCAGACGCTGCTCATGTACTCGAGCAAGGACTTCGACGCCGTGGTGCAACATCAGGCGATCGTGCTCGAATGCCTGCGGGACGCCGACCTCTCgatccgccgccgtgcgctggACCTCACGGTGACGCTCATCACGGTGAACAACGTGCGGCTTCTTGTGCCGGACCTCATCGCGTACATGTCGCTCTGCTCCGAGGAAATGAAGGGCGACGTGGCGCGGCACATTTGCAGCGTGATTGAGACGCACTACCCCAGCGATATTTGGCGTGTCGACTACTCCATCCGTTTTCTCAAGGTGGCGAAGCAGTTTGCCCCGCTGGACTTTGCCTGCAACCTGCTCGCCGTTCTCTCGAGCCAGACAAAGGACGTGCAAACGCGTGCGGTGGAGGCGTTATGGGAGGAGGCCTCGTACCCGTTCGATGCGCGGCATCAGTCTCGCAAGGCGTTCCTCATGGTGGCGCTGTGGTGCATTGGTGAGtacgtggagctgctgcttggCGCCGTGAAGGGGCTGACGGGTGCGGACGTGGCGACGTGCCTTAGCAGTCTCATCACAAATACAAGCTTCACTCTCATCAAGCAGTATGGTCTGACGGCGCTTATGAAGGTCGCGACCAAGTGCCCCGATGCCAAGCCGCAGGCTATGGCTACGTTCGCGAGCAATATGACTAGCATGGACtgcgagctgcagcagcgcgcgtgcgagtACACGACACTGCTAGTAGACTTCCCGCAGGAAGCAGTGTTTAGCTTTAGTCAAATGCCGCCCATCAACCCCGAGGCCGACGCCGTGAAACCGGTAGAAGTTGTGTCGCTGACGCAGGAGCAGCTTCACCAGGAGACGACCAACACGCTCGATGACCTCTTCAACTTCGACGGTGCCACCAAGCCCTCCTCTCCCAGCACAGACACGCCAACCCTGATAGGTGGCTCATCCTCGCAAGTCAACTCGCTTTTTTCTCCCGACTCGGCCTTTCCGACGGTGTCGCAGCGCGCACCGAGCAGTACGAACGCGTTTGACGGCATCttcggcgacagcggcgacggatGCGCACCGGCTGTCTCTGGATCGACGATGATGGCTGACGCAAGCGTGAAGTCTGAGTCCGCGTCTCCCAcgggcgcaggaggcgtgATTGGTGTGCccgtctgcagctgcgccgactTCGATGTCCTGCTCTCAGGGCGGATGGAGGGCAGCATCATCTTTGCCGATCTCGCCGTACAGTCGAAGCTCAGCGacgcggtggagcagctgagCTTTAGTGTGGCTGTGCTTCGGATGTGCACCGTcgaggtggcgccgctgccgagcacTATCGCGCCGTACGGAGTagccgcgcagcggctgaAGGTGGACAACACGCAGAACACGGCGAACCCGCACATGCTGGCACTACGAGTAAGGATTTCGTATACTGTGCGCGGCGAACCGCGAGAGCAGATGTTCCAGGTTTCCCAGGCATTGTGA
- a CDS encoding nucleolar protein family a member-like protein, with the protein MPQDEQAKAAEEYDYDRELYRCPVSWPITSDKPKMTKKVYSLIKKTVTANKKRGIVKGIKDVTKAIRKGQKGILVLGADASPYDVVSHFPVMAEEAKIPYVWVPSRQDLGTATQCKRATSVVLLKVNEELKSSYDKIVLAIEDLNSEE; encoded by the coding sequence ATGCCCCAGGACGAGCAAGCGAAGGCGGCCGAGGAGTACGACTACGATCGGGAGCTCTACCGCTGCCCCGTCTCGTGGCCCATCACCTCCGACAAGCCCAAGATGACTAAGAAGGTGTACTCCCTCATCAAGAAGACAGTCACTGCGAACAAGAAGAGGGGCATCGTGAAGGGCATCAAGGATGTTACCAAGGCGATTCGCAAGGGTCAGAAAGGTATCCTCGTTCTCGGCGCGGATGCGTCTCCGTACGACGTGGTGTCGCACTTTCCTGTcatggcggaggaggctaAGATTCCGTACGTGTGGGTGCCTTCGCGGCAGGACCTAGGCACGGCCACCCAATGCAAGCGTGCAACCTCCGTCGTGCTGCTGAAGGTGAACGAAGAACTGAAGTCGAGCTATGACAAAATCGTGCTCGCCATCGAGGACCTGAACTCGGAGGAGTAG